In Thermoplasmata archaeon, the following are encoded in one genomic region:
- a CDS encoding OB-fold domain-containing protein, translated as MSDELPAAPHTIADFVRAYEEDGTLRGFRCAHCGLLTATWGLRCPRCGERDRTEATLSGRGTIIAFTVLTVPGDDFLNDAPYAYVVVELDEGGRITGWMPSVKEDRQIAIGDRVHFVPSYRPGVQFAKDGGAAT; from the coding sequence ATGTCCGACGAGCTACCCGCGGCGCCGCACACGATCGCCGACTTCGTGCGCGCCTACGAGGAGGACGGGACCCTGCGGGGCTTCCGCTGCGCCCACTGCGGCCTGCTCACCGCGACCTGGGGACTCCGGTGCCCCCGCTGTGGCGAGCGCGATCGGACCGAGGCGACGCTCTCCGGCCGGGGGACGATCATCGCGTTCACGGTGCTCACGGTCCCGGGAGACGACTTCCTGAACGACGCACCGTACGCTTACGTGGTCGTGGAGCTCGACGAGGGGGGTCGGATCACCGGGTGGATGCCGAGCGTGAAGGAGGACCGGCAGATCGCGATCGGCGATCGGGTGCACTTCGTGCCGAGCTACCGGCCCGGCGTCCAGTTCGCGAAGGACGGGGGCGCTGCGACATGA